In one Methanobrevibacter arboriphilus genomic region, the following are encoded:
- the cobK gene encoding precorrin-6A reductase has product MNNNSYRLRIFLMGGTKDSINIIKFLRHEYSSKYSPYILTTTTTDYGAKLAKDAGSNQVIGKPLPKEEILNIITDLNSNNNKNTDSNIINNNFNNSNIINNKNNTNTININNNINNNKYTDINNKNNASSDINNSNINNNFNNTNNIHNNFNVFIDATHPFASNVTSTAIECSKIAKIPYIRFERPDVDYSEFKDSIIFVDSFEETGKLLSNDFKSKNILHLAGVNTIETVLKYGKLDLKNFFVRVLPVKSSIEKCNFLGINGENIIAMQGVFSKEFNKSLMKELDVDVIITKESGEIGGAPSKIEAAHELGIDVILVNRPKINNLDSKNIVNNLSELKIFLDSL; this is encoded by the coding sequence ATGAATAATAATTCATATAGGCTAAGAATTTTTTTAATGGGTGGAACAAAAGATTCTATTAATATAATTAAATTTCTAAGACATGAATATTCTTCTAAATATTCTCCTTATATTTTAACTACAACTACTACTGATTATGGTGCTAAATTAGCTAAAGATGCAGGTTCGAATCAGGTAATAGGTAAGCCTTTACCTAAAGAAGAAATACTTAATATTATCACTGATCTTAATAGTAATAATAACAAGAATACAGATAGTAATATTATTAATAATAACTTTAATAATAGTAATATTATTAATAATAAAAATAATACTAATACTATCAATATCAATAATAACATTAATAATAATAAGTATACTGATATTAATAATAAAAATAATGCTAGTAGTGATATTAATAATAGTAATATAAATAATAATTTTAATAATACTAATAATATTCATAATAATTTTAATGTTTTTATTGATGCAACTCACCCATTTGCATCTAATGTTACATCAACTGCAATAGAGTGTTCTAAAATAGCTAAGATTCCTTACATACGTTTTGAAAGGCCCGATGTTGATTATTCAGAATTTAAGGATTCAATAATATTTGTTGATTCTTTTGAAGAAACAGGAAAATTACTCTCTAATGATTTCAAATCTAAAAATATCCTTCATTTAGCAGGTGTAAATACTATTGAAACAGTTTTAAAATATGGTAAACTAGACTTAAAAAACTTTTTTGTAAGAGTTCTTCCAGTTAAATCTTCTATTGAAAAATGTAACTTTCTTGGAATTAATGGTGAGAATATAATAGCAATGCAGGGAGTGTTTTCAAAAGAGTTTAATAAATCATTAATGAAAGAATTAGATGTTGATGTTATTATTACTAAAGAAAGTGGTGAAATTGGTGGTGCTCCTTCAAAAATAGAAGCTGCACATGAACTAGGAATTGATGTTATATTAGTAAACAGACCTAAGATTAATAATTTAGATTCTAAAAATATTGTGAA